A stretch of Mastomys coucha isolate ucsf_1 unplaced genomic scaffold, UCSF_Mcou_1 pScaffold3, whole genome shotgun sequence DNA encodes these proteins:
- the Ccdc167 gene encoding coiled-coil domain-containing protein 167 isoform X1: MTKKKRENLGVAQEIDGLEEKLSQCRKDLEAVTSQLYRAELSPEDRKSLEKEKKTLMNKASKYEKELKLLRHENRKNMLLSVAIFIVFALLYAHWTM, from the exons ATGACGAAAAAGAAGCGGGAGAATCTTGGTGTCGCTCAGGAG aTTGATGGGCTAGAGGAAAAGCTGTCTCAGTGTCGGAAGGACCTGGAGGCTGTGACCTCCCAGCTCTACAGGGCAGAGCTGAGTCCTGAGGACAG GAAGTCtctggagaaggagaaaaagaccCTGATGAACAAAGCCTCCAAGTATG AGAAGGAGCTAAAGCTGCTTCGACACGAGAACCGGAAGAACATGCTCCTCTCGGTGGCCATCTTCATAGTCTTCGCCCTGCTCTATGCTCACTGGACTATGTGA
- the Ccdc167 gene encoding coiled-coil domain-containing protein 167 isoform X2, translating to MTKKKRENLGVAQEIDGLEEKLSQCRKDLEAVTSQLYRAELSPEDRKSLEKEKKTLMNKASKYGAKAASTREPEEHAPLGGHLHSLRPALCSLDYVS from the exons ATGACGAAAAAGAAGCGGGAGAATCTTGGTGTCGCTCAGGAG aTTGATGGGCTAGAGGAAAAGCTGTCTCAGTGTCGGAAGGACCTGGAGGCTGTGACCTCCCAGCTCTACAGGGCAGAGCTGAGTCCTGAGGACAG GAAGTCtctggagaaggagaaaaagaccCTGATGAACAAAGCCTCCAAGTATG GAGCTAAAGCTGCTTCGACACGAGAACCGGAAGAACATGCTCCTCTCGGTGGCCATCTTCATAGTCTTCGCCCTGCTCTATGCTCACTGGACTATGTGAGTTAG